A window from Primulina huaijiensis isolate GDHJ02 chromosome 11, ASM1229523v2, whole genome shotgun sequence encodes these proteins:
- the LOC140987181 gene encoding uncharacterized protein isoform X2 — MGDQNIWHWTLLLCCTIVLVQSLNDEGTILLEFKKYLSDPYLNLKNWNALDSSPCNWTGIGCSLDSKVISVHLSGLNLSGSLSSSICQLPFLIEMNMSKNFISGPVPDDFNSFHNLKVLDLCTNRLYNPFPLQLCNITSLRMLYLCENYMFGEIPHEIGNMMSLEELVIYNNNLTGVIPSSIGKLKNLWIIRAGRNFLSGPIPTEISECESLAVLGLAENRLDGGFPIELQKLENLTSLILWNNLLSGEIPPEIGNFTSLELLALHGNKFTGIIPKEIGKLAQLKRLYLYTNQLNGTIPPELSNCSNAVEIDLSENRLMGFIPKFLGQMSNLRLLYLFENFLQGNIPTELGQLKQLTKLDLSMNNLTGSIPSALQNLPFLKDFQLFHNQLGGIIPPFIGAFSNLSVLDLSKNNLVGNIPAQICRFQKLTFLSLGSNKLSGNVPHGLKTCKSLEQLMLGDNLLTGSISVEYTKLQNLSALELYHNRFSGLIPSEIGNSRNLERLLLSHNHFIGLIPPEVGNLVKLAAFNVSWNQLFGSIPQELGNCVKLERLDLSNNFFIGSVPDKLGMLVKLELLKLSDNGFTGAIPATLGSLVRLTELQMGGNLFSGVIPIELGRLTSLQIALNISHNNLTGSIPSSLGDLQMLESLFLNDNQLSGEIPDVVGGMRSLWICNLSNNNLVGMVPTTLVFERMDQSNFVGNKGLCILGSNHCHSFQTSSVPSRSSWFKKGSYKEKIITIVSLCIGLISLIFIVGVCWQMKRHKSAFASLEDQLKSDELGSYYFPKEGFNYHDLVEATGNFSDTAIIGKGACGTVYRAVMGNGQVIAVKKLKAYGEGASSDNSFRAEISTLGKIRHKNIVKLYGFCYHQDSNLILYEYMANGSLGEILHGNEMACMLDWNARYKIALGAAEGLCYLHHDCKPQIIHRDIKSNNILLDEYLEAHVGDFGLAKMVDFPLSKSLSAVAGSYGYIAPEYAYTMKVTEKCDIYSFGVVLLELLTGKSPVQPLDQGGDLVTMHVASQQANNARSHCYVD, encoded by the exons ATGGGAGACCAAAATATTTGGCATTGGACATTACTATTATGTTGTACAATTGTTTTGGTTCAATCTTTGAATGACGAGGGAACTATTCTTTTGGAGTTCAAAAAATACCTTAGTGATCCTTATCTTAATCTTAAAAATTGGAATGCTTTGGATTCTAGTCCTTGCAATTGGACAGGTATTGGGTGTAGCTTAGATTCTAAGGTAATCTCCGTACATCTTAGTGGCCTGAATTTATCTGGGAGTTTATCTTCGAGCATTTGTCAACTCCCATTCTTGATCGAAATGAACATGTCGAAAAACTTCATATCCGGCCCAGTCCCTGATGATTTCAATTCCTTTCACAATCTTAAGGTTTTAGACCTTTGCACAAATCGGTTGTATAACCCATTCCCTCTCCAACTATGCAATATTACCTCTCTTAGAATGCTCTATCTCTGTGAGAACTATATGTTTGGAGAAATCCCACATGAAATTGGAAACATGATGTCACTTGAGGAGCTTGTGatctataataataatttaacggGGGTTATCCCTTCATCCATTGGCAAACTGAAAAATCTTTGGATTATCAGGGCTGGTAGAAATTTTTTATCAGGTCCCATTCCCACTGAAATAAGTGAATGTGAGAGTTTGGCTGTGTTAGGCTTGGCTGAAAACAGGCTAGATGGTGGTTTCCCTATTGAGCTGCAAAAGCTTGAGAATCTTACCTCCTTGATTCTTTGGAACAATCTTCTTTCTGGTGAAATTCCTCCTGAGATAGGTAATTTCACTAGCTTGGAGTTACTAGCTCTGCATGGGAACAAGTTTACTGGAATTATCCCGAAAGAGATTGGGAAATTGGCTCAGTTGAAGAGACTGTACCTTTACACTAATCAGTTGAATGGAACCATTCCCCCAGAGTTATCCAATTGTTCAAATGCCGTTGAGATTGATCTTTCCGAGAACCGTTTGATGGGATTCATCCCAAAATTTTTGGGTCAGATGTCTAATCTCCGTTTACTCTATCTTTTTGAGAACTTCCTCCAAGGAAATATTCCGACCGAGTTAGGGCAGTTGAAGCAGCTGACAAAATTAGACCTGTCCATGAATAATTTAACTGGTTCAATACCTTCAGCATTGCAAAATCTCCCATTCTTGAAAGACTTTCAACTGTTTCACAATCAGCTTGGTGGCATTATTCCCCCGTTTATTGGAGCTTTTAGCAACCTCTCCGTTCTTGATCTTTCCAAGAATAATCTTGTAGGCAACATACCTGCACAAATTTGTAGGTTTCAGAAATTGACTTTTCTTAGCCTGGGGTCGAACAAGTTGTCTGGAAACGTTCCCCATGGCCTAAAAACTTGCAAGTCTCTTGAGCAGCTAATGTTGGGAGACAACTTGCTTACAGGGAGCATTTCTGTTGAATACACGAAACTTCAGAACCTTTCGGCCCTTGAGCTGTATCATAATCGATTCTCGGGACTAATACCTTCAGAAATAGGGAATTCCAGGAATCTAGAGAGACTGCTTCTGTCACATAACCACTTTATCGGGCTCATTCCTCCTGAAGTAGGAAATCTTGTCAAGCTTGCCGCCTTTAATGTTTCTTGGAACCAGCTATTTGGCAGTATACCCCAAGAGTTGGGTAACTGTGTGAAGCTCGAAAGGCTTGATCTAAGCAACAATTTCTTTATTGGATCTGTTCCAGATAAACTTGGAATGTTGGTGAAACTGGAGTTGCTGAAGTTATCTGATAATGGATTCACAGGTGCAATTCCTGCAACTTTAGGGAGCCTTGTTAGGTTAACCGAATTGCAAATGGGAGGAAACTTGTTTTCAGGGGTTATTCCTATTGAGCTAGGACGACTTACTTCTCTTCAAATTGCTCTCAATATCAGCCATAACAATCTCACTGGCTCAATTCCAAGTAGTCTGGGTGACCTGCAGATGCTTGAATCACTTTTCTTGAATGATAACCAGCTTAGTGGTGAAATTCCTGACGTGGTAGGGGGAATGCGCAGCCTCTGGATATGCAACCTTTCGAATAACAATCTAGTTGGAATGGTGCCAACAACTCTTGTATTCGAGAGGATGGACCAGAGTAATTTTGTGGGAAACAAGGGGCTATGCATATTAGGTTCGAATCATTGCCATTCATTTCAAACTTCATCAGTTCCTTCAAGATCAAGCTGGTTCAAGAAGGGTTcttataaagaaaaaataatcacCATTGTCTCACTCTGCATCGGACTGATCTCGTTGATTTTCATTGTTGGAGTATGTTGGCAGATGAAACGACATAAATCTGCTTTTGCTTCACTGGAAGACCAACTGAAGAGCGATGAGTTAGGTAGCTACTACTTTCCCAAAGAAGGTTTCAATTATCATGATCTTGTCGAGGCTACAGGGAACTTTTCAGATACGGCAATTATAGGAAAAGGAGCCTGTGGAACTGTATACAGAGCAGTAATGGGAAATGGTCAAGTGATTGCAGTTAAAAAGTTGAAGGCCTACGGTGAAGGAGCAAGTTCAGACAACAGTTTTCGTGCTGAAATATCAACTCTTGGGAAGATAAGGCACAAAAACATAGTGAAATTATATGGTTTTTGCTACCATCAAGATAGCAATCTTATCTTGTACGAGTACATGGCAAATGGAAGCCTCGGAGAGATACTACATGGGAATGAAATGGCGTGTATGCTCGACTGGAATGCACGATACAAAATAGCTCTTGGGGCTGCTGAGGGATTATGCTATCTCCACCATGATTGTAAGCCTCAAATTATACACCGTGACATAAAATCGAACAACATCTTACTGGATGAATATTTGGAGGCACATGTTGGAGATTTTGGCTTAGCTAAGATGGTCGATTTCCCCTTGTCGAAGTCTTTATCTGCTGTAGCGGGTTCATATGGCTACATTGCTCCCG AATACGCGTACACCATGAAAGTGACAGAGAAGTGTGATATATACAGTTTCGGGGTGGTTCTATTGGAATTACTCACTGGTAAATCTCCAGTTCAACCGCTGGATCAAGGAGGCGACCTGGTAACAATG CACGTCGCCTCTCAACAGGCCAACAATGCGAGAAGTCATTGCTATGTTGATTGA
- the LOC140987181 gene encoding uncharacterized protein isoform X1, whose product MGDQNIWHWTLLLCCTIVLVQSLNDEGTILLEFKKYLSDPYLNLKNWNALDSSPCNWTGIGCSLDSKVISVHLSGLNLSGSLSSSICQLPFLIEMNMSKNFISGPVPDDFNSFHNLKVLDLCTNRLYNPFPLQLCNITSLRMLYLCENYMFGEIPHEIGNMMSLEELVIYNNNLTGVIPSSIGKLKNLWIIRAGRNFLSGPIPTEISECESLAVLGLAENRLDGGFPIELQKLENLTSLILWNNLLSGEIPPEIGNFTSLELLALHGNKFTGIIPKEIGKLAQLKRLYLYTNQLNGTIPPELSNCSNAVEIDLSENRLMGFIPKFLGQMSNLRLLYLFENFLQGNIPTELGQLKQLTKLDLSMNNLTGSIPSALQNLPFLKDFQLFHNQLGGIIPPFIGAFSNLSVLDLSKNNLVGNIPAQICRFQKLTFLSLGSNKLSGNVPHGLKTCKSLEQLMLGDNLLTGSISVEYTKLQNLSALELYHNRFSGLIPSEIGNSRNLERLLLSHNHFIGLIPPEVGNLVKLAAFNVSWNQLFGSIPQELGNCVKLERLDLSNNFFIGSVPDKLGMLVKLELLKLSDNGFTGAIPATLGSLVRLTELQMGGNLFSGVIPIELGRLTSLQIALNISHNNLTGSIPSSLGDLQMLESLFLNDNQLSGEIPDVVGGMRSLWICNLSNNNLVGMVPTTLVFERMDQSNFVGNKGLCILGSNHCHSFQTSSVPSRSSWFKKGSYKEKIITIVSLCIGLISLIFIVGVCWQMKRHKSAFASLEDQLKSDELGSYYFPKEGFNYHDLVEATGNFSDTAIIGKGACGTVYRAVMGNGQVIAVKKLKAYGEGASSDNSFRAEISTLGKIRHKNIVKLYGFCYHQDSNLILYEYMANGSLGEILHGNEMACMLDWNARYKIALGAAEGLCYLHHDCKPQIIHRDIKSNNILLDEYLEAHVGDFGLAKMVDFPLSKSLSAVAGSYGYIAPEYAYTMKVTEKCDIYSFGVVLLELLTGKSPVQPLDQGGDLVTMVRRSLQKLEIEPHIYDQRIDLSAKRTVEEMSLVLKIALFCTSTSPLNRPTMREVIAMLIDAREEVSNSPPSPTSETPLDREASC is encoded by the exons ATGGGAGACCAAAATATTTGGCATTGGACATTACTATTATGTTGTACAATTGTTTTGGTTCAATCTTTGAATGACGAGGGAACTATTCTTTTGGAGTTCAAAAAATACCTTAGTGATCCTTATCTTAATCTTAAAAATTGGAATGCTTTGGATTCTAGTCCTTGCAATTGGACAGGTATTGGGTGTAGCTTAGATTCTAAGGTAATCTCCGTACATCTTAGTGGCCTGAATTTATCTGGGAGTTTATCTTCGAGCATTTGTCAACTCCCATTCTTGATCGAAATGAACATGTCGAAAAACTTCATATCCGGCCCAGTCCCTGATGATTTCAATTCCTTTCACAATCTTAAGGTTTTAGACCTTTGCACAAATCGGTTGTATAACCCATTCCCTCTCCAACTATGCAATATTACCTCTCTTAGAATGCTCTATCTCTGTGAGAACTATATGTTTGGAGAAATCCCACATGAAATTGGAAACATGATGTCACTTGAGGAGCTTGTGatctataataataatttaacggGGGTTATCCCTTCATCCATTGGCAAACTGAAAAATCTTTGGATTATCAGGGCTGGTAGAAATTTTTTATCAGGTCCCATTCCCACTGAAATAAGTGAATGTGAGAGTTTGGCTGTGTTAGGCTTGGCTGAAAACAGGCTAGATGGTGGTTTCCCTATTGAGCTGCAAAAGCTTGAGAATCTTACCTCCTTGATTCTTTGGAACAATCTTCTTTCTGGTGAAATTCCTCCTGAGATAGGTAATTTCACTAGCTTGGAGTTACTAGCTCTGCATGGGAACAAGTTTACTGGAATTATCCCGAAAGAGATTGGGAAATTGGCTCAGTTGAAGAGACTGTACCTTTACACTAATCAGTTGAATGGAACCATTCCCCCAGAGTTATCCAATTGTTCAAATGCCGTTGAGATTGATCTTTCCGAGAACCGTTTGATGGGATTCATCCCAAAATTTTTGGGTCAGATGTCTAATCTCCGTTTACTCTATCTTTTTGAGAACTTCCTCCAAGGAAATATTCCGACCGAGTTAGGGCAGTTGAAGCAGCTGACAAAATTAGACCTGTCCATGAATAATTTAACTGGTTCAATACCTTCAGCATTGCAAAATCTCCCATTCTTGAAAGACTTTCAACTGTTTCACAATCAGCTTGGTGGCATTATTCCCCCGTTTATTGGAGCTTTTAGCAACCTCTCCGTTCTTGATCTTTCCAAGAATAATCTTGTAGGCAACATACCTGCACAAATTTGTAGGTTTCAGAAATTGACTTTTCTTAGCCTGGGGTCGAACAAGTTGTCTGGAAACGTTCCCCATGGCCTAAAAACTTGCAAGTCTCTTGAGCAGCTAATGTTGGGAGACAACTTGCTTACAGGGAGCATTTCTGTTGAATACACGAAACTTCAGAACCTTTCGGCCCTTGAGCTGTATCATAATCGATTCTCGGGACTAATACCTTCAGAAATAGGGAATTCCAGGAATCTAGAGAGACTGCTTCTGTCACATAACCACTTTATCGGGCTCATTCCTCCTGAAGTAGGAAATCTTGTCAAGCTTGCCGCCTTTAATGTTTCTTGGAACCAGCTATTTGGCAGTATACCCCAAGAGTTGGGTAACTGTGTGAAGCTCGAAAGGCTTGATCTAAGCAACAATTTCTTTATTGGATCTGTTCCAGATAAACTTGGAATGTTGGTGAAACTGGAGTTGCTGAAGTTATCTGATAATGGATTCACAGGTGCAATTCCTGCAACTTTAGGGAGCCTTGTTAGGTTAACCGAATTGCAAATGGGAGGAAACTTGTTTTCAGGGGTTATTCCTATTGAGCTAGGACGACTTACTTCTCTTCAAATTGCTCTCAATATCAGCCATAACAATCTCACTGGCTCAATTCCAAGTAGTCTGGGTGACCTGCAGATGCTTGAATCACTTTTCTTGAATGATAACCAGCTTAGTGGTGAAATTCCTGACGTGGTAGGGGGAATGCGCAGCCTCTGGATATGCAACCTTTCGAATAACAATCTAGTTGGAATGGTGCCAACAACTCTTGTATTCGAGAGGATGGACCAGAGTAATTTTGTGGGAAACAAGGGGCTATGCATATTAGGTTCGAATCATTGCCATTCATTTCAAACTTCATCAGTTCCTTCAAGATCAAGCTGGTTCAAGAAGGGTTcttataaagaaaaaataatcacCATTGTCTCACTCTGCATCGGACTGATCTCGTTGATTTTCATTGTTGGAGTATGTTGGCAGATGAAACGACATAAATCTGCTTTTGCTTCACTGGAAGACCAACTGAAGAGCGATGAGTTAGGTAGCTACTACTTTCCCAAAGAAGGTTTCAATTATCATGATCTTGTCGAGGCTACAGGGAACTTTTCAGATACGGCAATTATAGGAAAAGGAGCCTGTGGAACTGTATACAGAGCAGTAATGGGAAATGGTCAAGTGATTGCAGTTAAAAAGTTGAAGGCCTACGGTGAAGGAGCAAGTTCAGACAACAGTTTTCGTGCTGAAATATCAACTCTTGGGAAGATAAGGCACAAAAACATAGTGAAATTATATGGTTTTTGCTACCATCAAGATAGCAATCTTATCTTGTACGAGTACATGGCAAATGGAAGCCTCGGAGAGATACTACATGGGAATGAAATGGCGTGTATGCTCGACTGGAATGCACGATACAAAATAGCTCTTGGGGCTGCTGAGGGATTATGCTATCTCCACCATGATTGTAAGCCTCAAATTATACACCGTGACATAAAATCGAACAACATCTTACTGGATGAATATTTGGAGGCACATGTTGGAGATTTTGGCTTAGCTAAGATGGTCGATTTCCCCTTGTCGAAGTCTTTATCTGCTGTAGCGGGTTCATATGGCTACATTGCTCCCG AATACGCGTACACCATGAAAGTGACAGAGAAGTGTGATATATACAGTTTCGGGGTGGTTCTATTGGAATTACTCACTGGTAAATCTCCAGTTCAACCGCTGGATCAAGGAGGCGACCTGGTAACAATGGTGAGAAGATCTCTTCAAAAACTAGAGATAGAACCTCACATATATGACCAACGAATTGATCTTAGTGCCAAAAGAACAGTCGAGGAGATGTCTCTGGTTCTGAAGATCGCTTTGTTTTGTACCAGCACGTCGCCTCTCAACAGGCCAACAATGCGAGAAGTCATTGCTATGTTGATTGATGCCAGAGAGGAAGTGAGCAATTCTCCACCTTCTCCAACATCAGAAACTCCTTTAGATAGGGAAGCTAGTTGTTGA
- the LOC140988760 gene encoding serine/threonine-protein kinase WAG1-like, giving the protein MELEESAVYYSNLAYSDLDLSFTSVSTTTTTTDRTVSARSSLALSCNESRLSTTSSTTTSSTAVKNANHRPHRRHDNPNWAAIKTATTLSFDGSLHLRHLKLLRLVGAGNLGRVFLCRLRDYDHANFALKVVDRNSLTSKKLSHVQTEARILSSLDHPFLPTLYAHLEVSHYTCLLMDFCPNGDLHSLLRKQPTNRLSVQAVRFFAAEVLLALEYLHSQGIVYRDLKPESILIREDGHIMLSDFDLCFQSDVSPKLENRTQIKARPARYSCLTDRQRVKRVTEFVAEPAAAFSRSCVGTHEYLAPEMVTGYGHGNGVDWWALGVLIYELLYGTTPFKGKSKESTLRNIASTRGLRFQAAEAEIEESGMAEARDLIEKLLVKDPRKRLGCAKGATDIKGHPFFDGIKWPLIRNCSPPEVRGLAVKRSKIKEHVTGFSSLRRRRCFWKRLACLIRSQASKFSLNSNYNYYHSHVNHKLRKCN; this is encoded by the coding sequence ATGGAGCTTGAAGAATCTGCGGTTTACTACTCCAATTTAGCATACTCAGACCTAGACCTGAGCTTCACCTCCGTCTCCACCACCACTACAACGACCGACCGTACTGTTAGTGCCCGCAGCAGCTTAGCTTTGAGCTGCAATGAGTCCCGCTTATCTACTACTTCCAGTACTACTACTTCCTCCACCGCCGTAAAAAATGCTAATCACCGCCCGCACCGCCGCCACGACAATCCCAACTGGGCTGCCATCAAGACGGCGACCACATTGTCATTTGATGGTTCGCTCCACCTCCGCCACCTCAAGCTGCTACGCCTCGTTGGCGCTGGAAACCTTGGCCGCGTCTTCCTCTGTCGCCTGCGCGATTATGATCACGCTAACTTTGCTCTTAAAGTAGTCGATCGTAATTCTTTGACTTCTAAGAAACTTTCCCACGTGCAAACTGAGGCGCGAATTCTCTCCTCTCTCGACCACCCTTTTCTCCCTACGTTATACGCCCACTTGGAGGTTTCGCATTACACTTGCCTTCTCATGGATTTCTGCCCCAACGGAGACCTACATTCATTGCTTCGTAAGCAACCCACGAATCGGTTATCGGTTCAGGCTGTCAGGTTCTTCGCAGCTGAAGTTCTCCTGGCTCTAGAGTATTTACATTCACAGGGCATTGTGTACCGCGATCTTAAACCGGAGAGCATATTAATCCGTGAGGACGGTCACATTATGTTATCAGATTTTGATTTGTGTTTCCAATCTGACGTTTCTCCGAAACTGGAAAATAGGACACAGATTAAGGCCAGGCCCGCAAGATATTCATGTCTCACAGATCGGCAACGGGTGAAACGGGTTACAGAATTCGTGGCGGAGCCAGCGGCAGCGTTTTCGAGATCGTGTGTCGGTACTCATGAGTACTTGGCGCCGGAAATGGTCACCGGATACGGTCACGGAAACGGAGTAGACTGGTGGGCGTTGGGGGTATTGATTTATGAGTTACTGTACGGCACGACGCCGTTCAAGGGTAAGAGCAAGGAGTCAACACTCCGCAATATAGCATCGACTAGAGGGTTGAGATTCCAGGCGGCGGAAGCTGAGATTGAGGAGTCCGGGATGGCGGAGGCCAGAGATTTGATCGAGAAATTGTTGGTGAAGGACCCCAGAAAGAGGCTAGGGTGCGCAAAGGGTGCGACGGATATCAAAGGGCACCCATTTTTCGACGGAATTAAATGGCCACTGATCCGGAACTGCAGTCCGCCGGAAGTTCGTGGCCTCGCCGTTAAACGGAGTAAAATTAAGGAGCACGTCACCGGATTTTCGTCCCTCAGAAGGCGGCGCTGCTTTTGGAAGAGGCTTGCTTGTTTGATAAGGAGTCAAGCGTCtaaatttagcttaaattctaaTTACAACTATTATCATTCACATGTCAATCATAAACTTAGGAaatgtaattaa
- the LOC140988594 gene encoding endoplasmic reticulum oxidoreductin-1-like isoform X2, translated as MAEAKVVVDNNKKTKKSIEVKGWKRKWAVIGAVVVLMVAVSLTLKHDRNHKSCQCSQDSRKYTGIVEDCCCDYETVDTINVAVLHPLLQELVKTPFFRYFKVKLWCDCPFWPDDGMCKLRDCSVCECPEDEFPEPFKKAMLYGLPSRDLKCQEENQQDVVDRTLDSKAFRGWVEVDNPWTHDDETDNREMTYVNLQLNPERYTGYTGASARRIWDAIYSENCPKYTSGEICPEKRVLYKLISGLHSSISIHIGSDYLLDETKNLWGRNLELMYDRVFRFPDRVRNLYFTFMFVLRAVAKAATYLEQAEYDTGNLEEDLKAESLMRQLVYNPKLQAACPLPFDEAKLWQGQSGPELKLEIQKNFKNISALMDCVGCEKCRLWGKLQVLGLGTALKILFSIDGKNQQNQPLQLQRNEVIALVNLLHRLSESVKLVQEIGPSVEQTMEGFISPPPRQETRFWQRIRQMVCIN; from the exons ATGGCGGAAGCTAAGGTCGTTGTGGATAATAACAAGAAGACAAAGAAATCAATAGAGGTCAAAGGGTGGAAGAGGAAATGGGCTGTAATAGGAGCCGTGGTGGTGTTAATGGTGGCGGTGTCGCTAACATTGAAGCATGATCGTAATCATAAATCTTGCCAGTGCTCTCAG GATTCTAGAAAATATACAGGCATCGTTGAGGACTGCTGTTGTGATTATGAGACAGTGGACACTATAAATGTGGCAGTTCTGCATCCTTTACTTCAAGAGCTCGTTAAAACTCCATTTTTCCGATATTTTAAG GTTAAGTTGTGGTGTGACTGCCCCTTTTGGCCTGATGATGGCATGTGCAAGTTACGTGATTGTAGTGTATGTGAATGCCCTGAAGATGAATTTCCTGAACCCTTTAAGAAGGCGATGCTGTACGGCCTTCCGTCGCGTGATTTAAAATGTCAAGAGGAGAACCAACAGGATGTCGTTGATCGGACACTAGATTCAAAGGCCTTTAGGGGATGGGTTGAAGTGGATAATCCTTGGACTCATGATGACGAGACTGATAACC GTGAGATGACATATGTTAATCTGCAATTGAATCCTGAACGATATACTGGCTATACTGGGGCATCAGCCAGAAGGATATGGGATGCGATATATTCTGAAAACTGTCCAAAAT aTACATCTGGAGAAATTTGTCCGGAGAAAAGAGTGTTATACAAGTTAATTTCAGGGCTTCACTCCTCAATCTCAATTCATATTGGTTCAGACTACCTGCTTGATGAAACTAAAAATCTG TGGGGCAGGAATCTGGAGTTGATGTATGATCGTGTTTTTCGGTTTCCGGATCGTGTTAGAAACTTATACTTCACTTTCATGTTTGTTCTCCGAGCTGTGGCAAAA GCTGCAACTTACTTGGAGCAGGCAGAGTACGATACTGGTAACCTTGAGGAGGACCTGAAAGCAGAGTCTTTAATGCGTCAACTAGTTTACAATCCAAAACTGCAGGCTGCATGCCCACTTCCATTTGATGAAGCTAAGTTGTGGCAAGGTCAAAGTGGACCTGAACTGAAGCTTGAGATTCAGAAGAACTTCAAAAACATCAG TGCTCTGATGGATTGTGTTGGATGTGAGAAATGTCGTCTTTGGGGCAAACTTCAGGTGCTCGGCCTTGGAACCGCATTGAAGATTCTCTTCTCCATCGATGGCAAGAATCAGCAAAACCAGCCT CTGCAACTGCAAAGAAACGAAGTAATCGCCTTGGTGAACCTGCTTCATCGTCTGTCAGAATCTGTGAAGCTCGTCCAAGAAATTGGCCCTTCAGTCGAACAAACAATGGAGGGGTTCATATCGCCACCTCCTCGACAAGAAACTCGTTTTTGGCAAAGAATTCGCCAAATGGTGTGTATAAATTAG
- the LOC140988594 gene encoding endoplasmic reticulum oxidoreductin-1-like isoform X1: MAEAKVVVDNNKKTKKSIEVKGWKRKWAVIGAVVVLMVAVSLTLKHDRNHKSCQCSQDSRKYTGIVEDCCCDYETVDTINVAVLHPLLQELVKTPFFRYFKVKLWCDCPFWPDDGMCKLRDCSVCECPEDEFPEPFKKAMLYGLPSRDLKCQEENQQDVVDRTLDSKAFRGWVEVDNPWTHDDETDNREMTYVNLQLNPERYTGYTGASARRIWDAIYSENCPKYTSGEICPEKRVLYKLISGLHSSISIHIGSDYLLDETKNLWGRNLELMYDRVFRFPDRVRNLYFTFMFVLRAVAKAATYLEQAEYDTGNLEEDLKAESLMRQLVYNPKLQAACPLPFDEAKLWQGQSGPELKLEIQKNFKNISALMDCVGCEKCRLWGKLQVLGLGTALKILFSIDGKNQQNQPQLQLQRNEVIALVNLLHRLSESVKLVQEIGPSVEQTMEGFISPPPRQETRFWQRIRQMVCIN; encoded by the exons ATGGCGGAAGCTAAGGTCGTTGTGGATAATAACAAGAAGACAAAGAAATCAATAGAGGTCAAAGGGTGGAAGAGGAAATGGGCTGTAATAGGAGCCGTGGTGGTGTTAATGGTGGCGGTGTCGCTAACATTGAAGCATGATCGTAATCATAAATCTTGCCAGTGCTCTCAG GATTCTAGAAAATATACAGGCATCGTTGAGGACTGCTGTTGTGATTATGAGACAGTGGACACTATAAATGTGGCAGTTCTGCATCCTTTACTTCAAGAGCTCGTTAAAACTCCATTTTTCCGATATTTTAAG GTTAAGTTGTGGTGTGACTGCCCCTTTTGGCCTGATGATGGCATGTGCAAGTTACGTGATTGTAGTGTATGTGAATGCCCTGAAGATGAATTTCCTGAACCCTTTAAGAAGGCGATGCTGTACGGCCTTCCGTCGCGTGATTTAAAATGTCAAGAGGAGAACCAACAGGATGTCGTTGATCGGACACTAGATTCAAAGGCCTTTAGGGGATGGGTTGAAGTGGATAATCCTTGGACTCATGATGACGAGACTGATAACC GTGAGATGACATATGTTAATCTGCAATTGAATCCTGAACGATATACTGGCTATACTGGGGCATCAGCCAGAAGGATATGGGATGCGATATATTCTGAAAACTGTCCAAAAT aTACATCTGGAGAAATTTGTCCGGAGAAAAGAGTGTTATACAAGTTAATTTCAGGGCTTCACTCCTCAATCTCAATTCATATTGGTTCAGACTACCTGCTTGATGAAACTAAAAATCTG TGGGGCAGGAATCTGGAGTTGATGTATGATCGTGTTTTTCGGTTTCCGGATCGTGTTAGAAACTTATACTTCACTTTCATGTTTGTTCTCCGAGCTGTGGCAAAA GCTGCAACTTACTTGGAGCAGGCAGAGTACGATACTGGTAACCTTGAGGAGGACCTGAAAGCAGAGTCTTTAATGCGTCAACTAGTTTACAATCCAAAACTGCAGGCTGCATGCCCACTTCCATTTGATGAAGCTAAGTTGTGGCAAGGTCAAAGTGGACCTGAACTGAAGCTTGAGATTCAGAAGAACTTCAAAAACATCAG TGCTCTGATGGATTGTGTTGGATGTGAGAAATGTCGTCTTTGGGGCAAACTTCAGGTGCTCGGCCTTGGAACCGCATTGAAGATTCTCTTCTCCATCGATGGCAAGAATCAGCAAAACCAGCCT CAGCTGCAACTGCAAAGAAACGAAGTAATCGCCTTGGTGAACCTGCTTCATCGTCTGTCAGAATCTGTGAAGCTCGTCCAAGAAATTGGCCCTTCAGTCGAACAAACAATGGAGGGGTTCATATCGCCACCTCCTCGACAAGAAACTCGTTTTTGGCAAAGAATTCGCCAAATGGTGTGTATAAATTAG